In Vigna radiata var. radiata cultivar VC1973A chromosome 3, Vradiata_ver6, whole genome shotgun sequence, the following proteins share a genomic window:
- the LOC106756901 gene encoding uncharacterized protein LOC106756901 isoform X1 codes for MDSKGDAEPQEERPSSPMRVLQHFSGSAFKAAGEALHMSPMGPGGHRRCQSELGSRGVERNNSLQKLKSHVNKAWRWGGKSREDALSNFNPEVMANQKRQWYQLHPKSLDCVNNKEPTSLFEHFVIVGLHPDANLEAVEHSFARRKKWEKDKEKPEFRDCRKSQQQKVTEPTLEPQLLFKYPPAKKLTMRMKDLAPFCFPEGVKAWLLERTPSLSELNELVYGQEHLGKDDLSFVFAVKAADNTTLYGVCLHVPEIVQRPPGILGISSPFSHPSMGCSRFLVSAPRCYCLLTRVPFFELHFEMLNSIIAQERLNRITEFVNEMSLSGSVPSSPKLDDQMRSKEEKSPEDETFSEWMDSAIPLDGAAAIAAAAAGIISDDESQQLSPKIRDYRCQSPVSGSASDTSDSSQFRDTDKEDKKNLQVLDNCVFKAPETLGSIKRMHGNCKNDQASPKHGTPLSSQTRVLERLGSFESLFSPVRSRASEDEDDFFSNNERDYGDELLMEWAMENKNDLLQIVCRYHAQPIPPRGSDFVFHPLEHLQAIQYIRHSVAALGFGDDCSNCSETALDNTKLAAAEEALSLSVWTMATTCRVLSLDSVMTLITGVLLEKQVVIVCPNLGVLSATVLSLIPMIRPFQWQSLLLPVLPGTMMDFLDAPVPYIVGIQHKPDYLNARTTNRVLVDIQRDKVTMCPLPKLPQHRELFSQLSPIHARLSNQRSIAKKHPVHRCNEVQAEAATQFLNILWHYLESLCSNLKSHTITNVQSNKDRVSLLLKDSFIDSFPARDQPFIKLFVDTQLFTVLSDSRLTSFESGES; via the exons ATGGACTCAAAAGGAGATGCTGAACCTCAGGAGGAGAGGCCTTCATCACCAATGAGGGTCCTGCAGCATTTTTCTGGGAGCGCATTCAAAGCTGCTGGGGAAGCATTGCATATGTCACCAATGGGGCCTGGTGGGCATAGACGTTGTCAAAGTGAGCTTGGTAGCAGAGGAGTTGAACGTAATAACAGCTTGCAGAAATTAAAATCTCACGTGAACAAGGCTTGGCGCTGGGGTGGCAAATCCCGCGAAGATGCTCTCTCGAATTTCAACCCCGAGGTCATGGCAAACCAGAAACGGCAGTGGTATCAGCTTCATCCTAAAAGTCTg GATTGTGTAAATAATAAGGAGCCGACATCGCTCTTTGAACATTTTGTGATTGTGGGGCTGCATCCAGATGCTAATTTGGAAGCCGTGGAGCATTCATTTGCAAGAAGGAAAAAGTGGGAAAAGGATAAGGAGAAACCTGAATTTCGAGATTGCAGAAAGTCTCAGCAGCAAAAAGTAACAGAGCCAACTTTGGAACCTCAG TTACTGTTCAAATATCCTCCTGCAAAGAAGCTAACAATGCGTATGAAGGATTTAGCTCCCTTTTGCTTTCCTGAAGGTGTTAAG GCATGGTTGTTGGAGAGGACTCCATCTCTTAGTGAACTAAACGAACTTGTCTATGGACAG GAACATTTAGGAAAAGATGATCTTTCATTCGTCTTTGCAGTCAAG GCAGCAGACAATACAACACTTTATGGAGTTTGTTTACATGTGCCTGAAATTGTTCAAAGGCCCCCTGGTATCTTAGGCAtatcttctcctttttctcatcCCTCCATGGGATGCAGCCGTTTTCTGGTTTCTGCACCTCGCTGCTATTGTCTTCTAACTAGAGTTCCCTTCTTTGAGTTACACTTTGAGATGTTAAACAG TATCATTGCACAGGAGCGCCTGAATCGGATAACAGAGTTTGTAAATGAGATGAGTCTCAGTGGCAGCGTTCCATCATCTCCCAAACTAGATGATCAAATGAGGTCAAAGGAGGAAAAATCCCCAGAGGACGAGACATTTAGTGAATGGATGGATTCTGCAATTCCTCTTGATGGTGCAGCAGCTATTGCTGCTGCAGCTGCTGGGATTATATCAGATGATGAAAGCCAACAGTTATCACCTAAAATACGGGATTATCGCTGTCAATCTCCTGTAAGTGGGAGTGCCAGTGATACTTCAGATTCGTCTCAGTTCAGGGATACAGATAAGGAGGACAAGAAGAATCTCCAAGTTCTAGATAATTGTGTGTTTAAGGCACCAGAAACTCTTGGTTCTATAAAAAGAATGCATGGAAATTGCAAAAATGACCAAGCTTCTCCGAAACATGGAACACCTTTGTCTTCTCAGACTCGTGTCTTGGAGCGTCTTGGAAGTTTTGAATCACTTTTCag TCCAGTTAGAAGCAGGGCATCAGAAGATGAGGACGATTTTTTCTCAAACAACGAAAGAGATTATGGGGATGAATTGTTAATGGAATGGGCTATG GAGAATAAGAATGATTTGCTACAGATAGTGTGTAGATACCATGCTCAACCTATTCCACCTCGAGGAAGTGATTTTGTCTTCCACCCTCTTGAACATCTACAAGCTATTCAGTACATACGACATTCAGTTGCTGCTCTTGGCTTCGGAGATGATTGTTCAAACTGTTCTGAAACAGCTCTG GACAATACGAAGCTGGCAGCGGCTGAGGAAGCCCTATCATTATCAGTATGGACAATGGCAACTACTTGTCGAGTTCTATCCCTTGATAGT GTGATGACATTGATTACAGGAGTGTTGTTGGAAAAACAGGTAGTAATAGTGTGCCCAAATCTG GGTGTTCTATCTGCCACAGTGCTTTCTCTTATACCCATGATTCGTCCTTTTCAGTGGCAGAGTTTATTGCTCCCA GTTTTACCTGGGACAATGATGGATTTTCTTGATGCCCCAGTTCCATATATT GTTGGCATACAACATAAACCAGATTACTTGAATGCGAGAACTACTAATCGTGTTCTTGTTGATATACAGAGGGACAAG GTGACAATGTGTCCATTACCAAAACTTCCACAGCATAGAGAGCTTTTCTCTCAGTTGAGTCCAATTCATGCTAGACTTTCAAATCAACGATCAATTGCTAAAAAGCATCCTGTACATAGGTGCAACGAAGTCCAG GCCGAAGCTGCAACTCAGTTTTTGAATATATTGTGGCACTATTTGGAGTCTCTTTGTTCAAATCTGAAATCCCACACGATAACTAATGTACAATCTAATAAAGATAGG GTTTCTTTACTTCTTAAAGATAGCTTCATTGATTCCTTTCCTGCTAGGGATCAACCCTTCATTAAG CTTTTTGTAGATACACAGCTCTTCACTGTTTTATCAGACTCTCGTTTGACAAGCTTTGAGAGTGGAGAGTCATAG
- the LOC106756901 gene encoding uncharacterized protein LOC106756901 isoform X2, whose product MDSKGDAEPQEERPSSPMRVLQHFSGSAFKAAGEALHMSPMGPGGHRRCQSELGSRGVERNNSLQKLKSHVNKAWRWGGKSREDALSNFNPEVMANQKRQWYQLHPKSLDCVNNKEPTSLFEHFVIVGLHPDANLEAVEHSFARRKKWEKDKEKPEFRDCRKSQQQKVTEPTLEPQLLFKYPPAKKLTMRMKDLAPFCFPEGVKEHLGKDDLSFVFAVKAADNTTLYGVCLHVPEIVQRPPGILGISSPFSHPSMGCSRFLVSAPRCYCLLTRVPFFELHFEMLNSIIAQERLNRITEFVNEMSLSGSVPSSPKLDDQMRSKEEKSPEDETFSEWMDSAIPLDGAAAIAAAAAGIISDDESQQLSPKIRDYRCQSPVSGSASDTSDSSQFRDTDKEDKKNLQVLDNCVFKAPETLGSIKRMHGNCKNDQASPKHGTPLSSQTRVLERLGSFESLFSPVRSRASEDEDDFFSNNERDYGDELLMEWAMENKNDLLQIVCRYHAQPIPPRGSDFVFHPLEHLQAIQYIRHSVAALGFGDDCSNCSETALDNTKLAAAEEALSLSVWTMATTCRVLSLDSVMTLITGVLLEKQVVIVCPNLGVLSATVLSLIPMIRPFQWQSLLLPVLPGTMMDFLDAPVPYIVGIQHKPDYLNARTTNRVLVDIQRDKVTMCPLPKLPQHRELFSQLSPIHARLSNQRSIAKKHPVHRCNEVQAEAATQFLNILWHYLESLCSNLKSHTITNVQSNKDRVSLLLKDSFIDSFPARDQPFIKLFVDTQLFTVLSDSRLTSFESGES is encoded by the exons ATGGACTCAAAAGGAGATGCTGAACCTCAGGAGGAGAGGCCTTCATCACCAATGAGGGTCCTGCAGCATTTTTCTGGGAGCGCATTCAAAGCTGCTGGGGAAGCATTGCATATGTCACCAATGGGGCCTGGTGGGCATAGACGTTGTCAAAGTGAGCTTGGTAGCAGAGGAGTTGAACGTAATAACAGCTTGCAGAAATTAAAATCTCACGTGAACAAGGCTTGGCGCTGGGGTGGCAAATCCCGCGAAGATGCTCTCTCGAATTTCAACCCCGAGGTCATGGCAAACCAGAAACGGCAGTGGTATCAGCTTCATCCTAAAAGTCTg GATTGTGTAAATAATAAGGAGCCGACATCGCTCTTTGAACATTTTGTGATTGTGGGGCTGCATCCAGATGCTAATTTGGAAGCCGTGGAGCATTCATTTGCAAGAAGGAAAAAGTGGGAAAAGGATAAGGAGAAACCTGAATTTCGAGATTGCAGAAAGTCTCAGCAGCAAAAAGTAACAGAGCCAACTTTGGAACCTCAG TTACTGTTCAAATATCCTCCTGCAAAGAAGCTAACAATGCGTATGAAGGATTTAGCTCCCTTTTGCTTTCCTGAAGGTGTTAAG GAACATTTAGGAAAAGATGATCTTTCATTCGTCTTTGCAGTCAAG GCAGCAGACAATACAACACTTTATGGAGTTTGTTTACATGTGCCTGAAATTGTTCAAAGGCCCCCTGGTATCTTAGGCAtatcttctcctttttctcatcCCTCCATGGGATGCAGCCGTTTTCTGGTTTCTGCACCTCGCTGCTATTGTCTTCTAACTAGAGTTCCCTTCTTTGAGTTACACTTTGAGATGTTAAACAG TATCATTGCACAGGAGCGCCTGAATCGGATAACAGAGTTTGTAAATGAGATGAGTCTCAGTGGCAGCGTTCCATCATCTCCCAAACTAGATGATCAAATGAGGTCAAAGGAGGAAAAATCCCCAGAGGACGAGACATTTAGTGAATGGATGGATTCTGCAATTCCTCTTGATGGTGCAGCAGCTATTGCTGCTGCAGCTGCTGGGATTATATCAGATGATGAAAGCCAACAGTTATCACCTAAAATACGGGATTATCGCTGTCAATCTCCTGTAAGTGGGAGTGCCAGTGATACTTCAGATTCGTCTCAGTTCAGGGATACAGATAAGGAGGACAAGAAGAATCTCCAAGTTCTAGATAATTGTGTGTTTAAGGCACCAGAAACTCTTGGTTCTATAAAAAGAATGCATGGAAATTGCAAAAATGACCAAGCTTCTCCGAAACATGGAACACCTTTGTCTTCTCAGACTCGTGTCTTGGAGCGTCTTGGAAGTTTTGAATCACTTTTCag TCCAGTTAGAAGCAGGGCATCAGAAGATGAGGACGATTTTTTCTCAAACAACGAAAGAGATTATGGGGATGAATTGTTAATGGAATGGGCTATG GAGAATAAGAATGATTTGCTACAGATAGTGTGTAGATACCATGCTCAACCTATTCCACCTCGAGGAAGTGATTTTGTCTTCCACCCTCTTGAACATCTACAAGCTATTCAGTACATACGACATTCAGTTGCTGCTCTTGGCTTCGGAGATGATTGTTCAAACTGTTCTGAAACAGCTCTG GACAATACGAAGCTGGCAGCGGCTGAGGAAGCCCTATCATTATCAGTATGGACAATGGCAACTACTTGTCGAGTTCTATCCCTTGATAGT GTGATGACATTGATTACAGGAGTGTTGTTGGAAAAACAGGTAGTAATAGTGTGCCCAAATCTG GGTGTTCTATCTGCCACAGTGCTTTCTCTTATACCCATGATTCGTCCTTTTCAGTGGCAGAGTTTATTGCTCCCA GTTTTACCTGGGACAATGATGGATTTTCTTGATGCCCCAGTTCCATATATT GTTGGCATACAACATAAACCAGATTACTTGAATGCGAGAACTACTAATCGTGTTCTTGTTGATATACAGAGGGACAAG GTGACAATGTGTCCATTACCAAAACTTCCACAGCATAGAGAGCTTTTCTCTCAGTTGAGTCCAATTCATGCTAGACTTTCAAATCAACGATCAATTGCTAAAAAGCATCCTGTACATAGGTGCAACGAAGTCCAG GCCGAAGCTGCAACTCAGTTTTTGAATATATTGTGGCACTATTTGGAGTCTCTTTGTTCAAATCTGAAATCCCACACGATAACTAATGTACAATCTAATAAAGATAGG GTTTCTTTACTTCTTAAAGATAGCTTCATTGATTCCTTTCCTGCTAGGGATCAACCCTTCATTAAG CTTTTTGTAGATACACAGCTCTTCACTGTTTTATCAGACTCTCGTTTGACAAGCTTTGAGAGTGGAGAGTCATAG
- the LOC106757861 gene encoding alcohol dehydrogenase class-3 has translation MATQGQVITCKAAVAWEPNKPLTIEDVQVAPPQAGEVRVQILYTALCHTDAYTWGGKDPEGLFPCILGHEAAGIVESVGEGVTDVKPGDHVIPCYQAECGECKTCKSGKTNLCGKVRSATGVGIMLNDGKSRFSINGKPIYHFMGTSTFSQYTVVHDVSVAKINPLAPLDKVCLLGCGVSTGLGAVWNTAKVEPGTIVAIFGLGTVGLAVAEGAKTAGASRIIGIDIDSKKFDTAKNFGVTEFINPNEHDKPIQQVIIDRTDGGVDYSFECIGNVSVMRAALEACHKGWGTSVIVGVAASGQEISTRPFQLVSGRVWKGTAFGGFKSRSQVPWLVDKYLKKEIKVDEYITHTLTLSEINKAFDLLHEGGCLRCVLSTQE, from the exons ATGGCAACTCAAGGTCAAGTCATCACCTGCAAAG CTGCGGTGGCCTGGGAACCCAACAAGCCCTTGACAATCGAAGACGTTCAGGTGGCTCCGCCTCAAGCCGGCGAGGTTCGAGTTCAAATCCTTTACACTGCTCTCTGTCACACCGATGCTTACACTTGGGGCGGCAAG GACCCCGAAGGTCTCTTCCCCTGTATTCTCGGCCATGAAGCTGCTGG GATTGTGGAGAGTGTTGGAGAAGGTGTTACTGATGTTAAGCCTGGGGATCATGTCATTCCCTGTTACCAGGCTGAGTGTGGGGAGTGCAAGACTTGCAAATCAGGGAAGACCAACCTTTGCGGCAAGGTTCGCTCTGCCACTGGAGTTGGGATCATGCTCAATGATGGCAAGAGTCGGTTCTCGATTAATGGAAAGCCCATTTATCATTTCATGGGAACCTCCACTTTTAGTCAGTACACAGTTGTCCATGATGTTAGTGTAGCTAAGATTAACCCCTTAGCTCCTCTGGACAAAGTTTGTCTTCTCGGATGTGGTGTTTCAACTG GCCTTGGAGCTGTCTGGAACACTGCAAAGGTTGAACCAGGGACTATTGTTGCTATTTTTGGCCTTGGGACTGTTGGGCTTGCT GTTGCAGAGGGTGCAAAAACTGCTGGTGCATCCCGGATTATTGGCATAGATATTGACAGCAAGAAGTTTGATACAG CGAAGAACTTTGGAGTCACCGAGTTTATAAATCCAAACGAACATGATAAACCAATTCAGCAGGTCATAATTGATCGTACTGATGGTGGAGTTGATTATAGCTTTGAGTGTATTGGAAATGTTTCTGTGATGAGAGCTGCTTTGGAAGCCTGCCACAAG GGCTGGGGGACCTCAGTTATCGTGGGTGTTGCAGCATCAGGTCAGGAAATATCAACCCGACCTTTCCAGTTGGTGAGTGGACGTGTCTGGAAAGGAACTGCTTTCGGTGGCTTCAAGAGCAGGTCACAGGTGCCTTGGCTCGTAGACAAGTACCTGAAGAAG GAAATCAAGGTTGATGAATACATTACCCATACTTTGACTCTCTCTGAGATCAACAAGGCTTTTGATCTTTTGCATGAAGGGGGGTGCCTTCGTTGTGTGCTTTCAACACAAGAATGA
- the LOC106756902 gene encoding protein RTF1 homolog — MADLENLLLEAAGRTRHSRPTSRRGHGDGENISSSDDEHEYSGPNLSGSRVPLKKRFDLKERYDGKGSQEEKDGQSDHNGDSSDEYDFGDDLYKNEDDRRKLSEMTELQREMILSDRATKKYDKDLLGKISSKREKGKTTLPGTHTSSPPPSRVRSSVRSVDRSTAKDGALNELRAKRLKQQDSEANRRLNEASKSPGPGHLSPKHKPFSSTSLTSSSDSESENRSLSDDGGLSHDDIIVDSDNDRIVLRSEGLSFEDIKEITVCRSKLAKWFMEPFFEELIAGCFVRVGIGRSKSGPIYRLCLVKNVDATDCDRQYKLENKMTHKYLNLVWGNETSAARWQMTMVSDSLPLEEEFIQWVKEVERRGGRMPTKQEVEIKKQAIQNINSFVYSAATVKQMLQEKKSAKIRPLNIAAEKDRLRTQLEIAQSKQNNTEVNRIITRLQELEEAQQSKEKDARALKLSEMNKKNRFENFKNASELKPMNKDLKAGEAGYDPFSRRWTRSRNYYAAKPTEEAAAEDNSVIDMVADEGSYQTRTAVTGVAGMAATAAAIKAAAGAGKLVDTSAPVDQGTVSNVLHDFELPISLSVLHNFGGAQGVQAGFMAKKQRIEATVGPQVPEKDGKSHAKTISISEYKRRMGVFLNSA; from the coding sequence ATGGCGGATTTAGAAAATTTGCTCTTGGAGGCAGCGGGTAGAACCCGACACTCTCGGCCAACTTCAAGAAGAGGACATGGTGATGGTGAGAATATCTCAAGTTCAGATGATGAACATGAATATTCTGGCCCAAATCTCTCTGGCTCACGAGTTCCCCTAAAGAAGAGATTTGATCTAAAGGAAAGATACGATGGCAAGGGAAGTCAGGAAGAAAAGGATGGCCAATCTGATCACAATGGTGACAGCAGCGATGAATATGATTTTGGTGATGACCTTTATAAGAATGAAGATGACAGGCGTAAGCTTTCTGAGATGACTGAACTACAGAGAGAGATGATATTATCAGATAGGGCTACCAAGAAGTATGATAAAGACTTATTGGGGAAGATATCATCAAAGCGGGAGAAGGGAAAGACAACTCTACCTGGGACACATACTTCATCTCCTCCACCATCTCGTGTGCGGTCATCAGTCCGGTCAGTTGACCGGTCAACTGCCAAGGATGGTGCTTTAAATGAATTGCGTGCGAAAAGATTAAAGCAGCAAGATTCAGAAGCAAACCGCAGACTAAATGAGGCATCTAAAAGTCCTGGACCGGGACATCTTTCACCAAAGCACAAACCTTTCTCTTCAACAAGTCTCACTAGCTCAAGTGACAGTGAAAGTGAAAATAGATCCCTGAGTGATGATGGAGGGTTGAGTCATGATGACATTATCGTTGACAGTGATAATGACAGGATAGTTTTACGATCTGAAGGGCTTTCATTTGAggatataaaagaaattactgTTTGCAGATCAAAACTAGCAAAATGGTTTATGGAGCCCTTTTTTGAGGAGTTAATTGCTGGTTGTTTTGTAAGAGTTGGTATTGGTAGATCAAAGTCAGGACCTATCTACAGGCTTTGCTTGGTAAAAAATGTTGATGCCACCGATTGTGATCGGCagtataaattagaaaataaaatgacacaTAAGTACTTAAATCTTGTCTGGGGAAACGAAACTTCTGCTGCAAGGTGGCAAATGACTATGGTTAGCGACTCTCTTCCACTTGAGGAGGAGTTCATCCAGTGGGTTAAGGAAGTGGAACGAAGAGGCGGTCGGATGCCAACAAAGCAAGAAGTGGAAATTAAAAAGCAAGCTATACAAAATATCAACTCGTTTGTTTACTCAGCTGCTACGGTGAAGCAGATGTTACAAGAGAAAAAATCTGCCAAAATAAGACCACTGAATATTGCAGCTGAGAAGGATCGGTTAAGAACGCAATTAGAAATAGCACAGAGTAAGCAAAATAATACTGAAGTGAATAGGATCATAACAAGGTTGCAAGAATTGGAGGAAGCTCAGCAGTCTAAGGAGAAGGATGCCAGAGCTCTGAAGCTTTCTGAGATGAATAAAAAGAACAGGTTTGAGAACTTCAAAAATGCTTCTGAATTGAAGCCAATGAATAAAGATTTGAAAGCAGGGGAGGCAGGTTATGATCCATTTTCAAGGAGATGGACTAGATCAAGAAATTACTATGCCGCAAAGCCAACTGAAGAGGCTGCAGCTGAAGATAATAGTGTCATTGATATGGTGGCTGATGAAGGCAGCTATCAGACGAGAACAGCTGTGACAGGGGTGGCTGGCATGGCTGCTACTGCTGCAGCAATAAAAGCTGCTGCCGGTGCTGGGAAGTTAGTAGATACAAGTGCTCCGGTGGATCAAGGGACAGTGTCAAATGTGCTGCACGATTTTGAGCTGCCAATATCATTATCAGTACTCCACAACTTTGGTGGAGCCCAAGGAGTTCAGGCAGGGTTTATGGCAAAAAAACAGAGAATAGAAGCAACTGTTGGACCTCAAGTTCCGGAAAAGGATGGTAAGAGCCATGCGAAGACAATATCAATTAGTGAATACAAGCGAAGAATGGGGGTTTTTTTGAATTCTGCCTAA
- the LOC106757423 gene encoding uncharacterized protein LOC106757423, translated as MKQPSMAADSNSNLRITIERNPPQSRLAELNIKCWPKWGCSPGKYQLKFDAEETCYLVKGKVKAYLKGSSEFVEFGAGDLVTIPKGLSCTWDVSLAVDKYYKFESNSSATSSSSC; from the exons ATGAAACAACCATCCATGGCTGCAGATTCCAACTCAAACCTCAGAATCACCATTGAAAGAAATCCTCCACAGTCACGCCTAGCTGAGTTGAACATCAAGTGCTGGCCCAA GTGGGGTTGTTCTCCAGGGAAGTACCAGTTGAAATTTGATGCAGAAGAGACATGCTACTTGGTGAAAGGGAAGGTGAAGGCTTACCTAAAAGGGTCATCAGAGTTTGTGGAGTTTGGAGCTGGAGACCTTGTCACCATTCCAAAGGGACTCAGTTGCACTTGGGATGTGTCTCTTGCAGTGGATAAGTATTACAAATTTGAATCAAATTCTTCTGctacatcatcatcatcttgtTAA
- the LOC106757677 gene encoding uncharacterized protein LOC106757677 yields the protein MTGFSRSRDHASSSSHNSNSSGSNVFNLLARREISPRTKYVAKWHWVEASKSKSSPYSRPKNEVVRDARRGLLSWVEAESLRHLSAKYCPLLPPPRSTIAAAFSSDGKVLASTHGDHTVKIIDCETGSCLKVLVGHRRTPWVVRFHPLHPHILASGSLDQEVRLWDANTSECIISHHFYRPIASIAFHAKGEIIAVASGHKLYIWHHNKKGEASSPIFVLKTKRSLRAVHFHPHAAPYLLTAEVNDLDSSDSSMTEATSLGYLQYPPPAVFVTNIQPTEHISLSTELPYVSLPFFFMPSDTLDESRTELQHSSHDVGSGSMQIESSAMVQLQADTSATEQYETTVSPMDTFSEMPTTQTGTEYPTHTSFSNGMGVGLSNLTMDGMETDETRPAEGSQHGNSTNTYSFNGVLHGLSRQTANRGVPSELGQFNQFFPSSSRDPSAWELPFLQGWLMGQSQAGVPSMLPHMGASRDILAQQIGSSTMPSNLSSSNNDAAMPSSAITGSISIPGSSMRSGLRNHFSQSRQPVSESGNLATSINNSHDGSDIQTIMSRIQSELAATSVAAAAAAELPCTVKLRVWSHDIKNPCVPLNADRCRLNIPHAVLCSEMGAHFSPCGRFLAACVACMLPHIEADPGLQTPVHQEPGVATSPTRHPISAHQVMYELRIYSLEEATFGLVLASRAIRAAHCLTSIQFSPTSEHILLAYGRRHGSLLKSIVIDGDTTLPIYTVLEVYRVSDMELVRVLPSAEDEVNVACFHPFAGGGLVYGTKEGKLRVLQYDGAHAVNGNGPSYFPEETIIGVSQ from the exons ATGACGGGATTTTCTCGCTCGCGCGATCATGCTTCTTCCTCTTCGCACAATTCCAACAGCAG TGGTAGCAATGTATTCAATTTGCTCGCAAGGAGAGAAATCTCACCCCGGACCAAATATGTGGCCAAATGGCACTGGGTTGAAGCTTCTAAGTCAAAGTCTAGTCCTTATTCTCGTCCCAAGAATGAGGTTGTGAGAGATGCAAGACGCGGTCTCCTCTCATG GGTTGAGGCTGAGTCATTGCGGCATTTGTCAGCTAAGTATTGTCCCTTATTGCCTCCTCCTCGGTCTACTATTGCAGCAGCATTTAGTTCCGATGGGAAGGTTCTTGCCTCTACACA CGGTGACCATACAGTGAAGATAATTGATTGTGAAACTGGAAGTTGCCTAAAGGTGTTAGTTGGCCATAGGAGAACGCCTTGGGTG GTTAGGTTCCATCCATTGCATCCACATATACTTGCGAGTGGGAGCTTGGATCAAGAAGTTCGTTTATGGGATGCCAACACATCAGAGTGCATAATATCTCATCATTTCT aCCGCCCCATTGCATCTATTGCTTTTCATGCCAAAGGTGAAATAATTGCTGTTGCATCTGGCCACAAG TTGTACATATGGCACCACAACAAAAAAGGTGAAGCATCCTCTCCTATATTTGTGTTGAAGACAAAGCGCTCACTTCGGGCTGTGCATTTTCACCCACATGCCGCACCATATCTTTTAACTGCGGAG GTCAATGATCTTGACTCTTCAGATTCCTCAATGACAGAGGCAACATCTCTTGGCTATTTACAATATCCTCCGCCTGCTGTTTTTGTCACAAATATTCAGCCTACAGAACATATTAGTTTGTCCACCGAACTACCTTATGTGTCATTACCTTTCTTTTTCATGCCCTCAGATACTCTTGACGAGTCAAGAACAGAACTACAGCATTCTAGTCATGATGTGGGCTCAGGTAGCATGCAAATTGAGTCTTCTGCCATGGTACAGTTACAAGCAGATACAAGTGCAACAGAGCAATATGAGACCACTGTGTCTCCCATGGATACATTCTCTGAGATGCCCACCACTCAAACTGGTACAGAATATCCCACCCATACTTCTTTCTCTAATGGAATGGGAGTTGGCCTCAGTAATCTCACAATGGATGGTATGGAGACTGATGAAACCAGACCTGCTGAAGGAAGCCAACATGGAAACTCTACTAATACCTATTCTTTTAATGGTGTGCTACATGGACTGTCTAGGCAAACTGCCAACCGTGGGGTTCCCTCTGAGTTGGGTCAATTTAACCAGTTTTTTCCTTCTAGTTCAAGAGATCCAAGTGCATGGGAGTTGCCTTTTCTGCAAGGATGGTTAATGGGTCAAAGCCAAGCTGGTGTTCCTTCAATGCTTCCTCACATGGGTGCTAGCCGTGACATTCTAGCCCAACAGATTGGTTCTTCCACAATGCCATCTAATCTTTCCAGTTCTAATAATGATGCAGCAATGCCATCTTCAGCAATAACTGGCAGCATCAGCATACCAGGTTCTTCAATGAGATCAGGTTTACGGAATCATTTTTCTCAATCCCGTCAACCTGTATCTGAATCAGGCAATCTTGCTACTTCTATTAATAATTCACATGATGGATCCGATATCCAAACAATCATGAGTCGAATTCAATCAGAACTTGCCGCCACATCAGTGGCTGCTGCAGCGGCGGCAGAGTTGCCCTGCACTGTGAAGTTAAGAGTGTGGTCACATGACATAAAAAATCCTTGTGTCCCACTTAATGCCGACAGATGTCGTCTAAACATACCACATGCTGTCCTTTGCAG CGAAATGGGTGCTCATTTTTCACCATGTGGTAGATTTTTGGCCGCCTGTGTTGCATGTATGCTTCCTCATATAGAGGCTGATCCAGGCTTACAAACTCCAGTACACCAAGAGCCAGGTGTTGCAACATCACCAACCCGACATCCAATCTCAGCACACCAAGTTATGTATGAGTTGCGGATATATTCCCTTGAGGAGGCAAC ATTTGGATTGGTGCTTGCATCACGGGCAATTAGAGCAGCTCATTGTCTGACATCAATTCAG TTCTCTCCTACATCTGAGCACATACTACTTGCCTATGGTCGACGCCATGGCTCTCTTCTTAAAAGTATTGTCATTGATGGAGACACAACATTACCTATATACACAGTGCTAGAG GTATACAGGGTGTCAGATATGGAACTTGTTAGGGTGCTTCCTAGTGCGGAAGACGAGGTCAATGTGGCATGCTTTCATCCTTTTGCTGGGGGAGGATTAGTTTATGGAACAAAG GAAGGAAAGCTTAGAGTCCTCCAGTATGACGGTGCTCATGCAGTGAATGGCAACGGACCAAGTTACTTTCCTGAAGAGACCATCATTGGAGTCAGTCAGTGA